The Sesamum indicum cultivar Zhongzhi No. 13 linkage group LG1, S_indicum_v1.0, whole genome shotgun sequence genome includes a window with the following:
- the LOC105163193 gene encoding transcription factor MYB114-like, which produces MADTSLKEKQQPPSKKELNRGAWTAEEDRRLDEAVHIYGPKHWTAVAAKAGLNRCAKSCRLRWMNYLRPNIKRGNISDQEEDLIIRLHKLLGNRWSLIAARLPGRTDNEIKNYWNYHLSKKKLDQRVLVAGISTKEMGSKSDEQIEEENAPGRSRSEEEPETRLDVDDFFDFSNENPSTQEWVSKFLEFSDG; this is translated from the exons ATGGCTGACACCTCACTCAAAGAGAAGCAGCAGCCGCCATCCAAGAAGGAACTCAACCGTGGGGCATGGACGGCGGAGGAGGACCGGAGACTGGACGAAGCTGTCCACATCTACGGTCCTAAGCACTGGACAGCTGTTGCTGCTAAAGCAG ggcTCAACCGTTGCGCCAAGAGTTGTAGGCTAAGATGGATGAATTACCTGAGGCCAAACATCAAGAGGGGCAATATATCTGACCAAGAAGAGGACTTGATCATTCGGCTCCATAAGCTCCTGGGAAATAG GTGGTCATTGATTGCGGCAAGATTGCCGGGTCGAACAGACAATGAGATCAAGAACTACTGGAACTATCATTTGAGCAAGAAGAAGTTGGACCAAAGGGTGTTAGTTGCTGGAATTTCAACAAAAGAAATGGGCTCTAAGAGTGATGAGCAAATTGAAGAAGAGAACGCACCTGGGAGAAGCAGGAGTGAGGAGGAACCAGAAACAAGGTTAGATGTTGATGATTTCTTTGATTTCTCCAATGAGAATCCTTCAACTCAGGAGTGGGTCTCcaagtttcttgaatttagTGATGGTTGA
- the LOC105163160 gene encoding protein ROOT PRIMORDIUM DEFECTIVE 1-like: MTLLHLLSKTSLIPFRPHQIFSPISRFSTSFLITKTPKKFKKKRKKKDSPRTTLVQTQPSIIPHFENILLRDSHFRFLTKTKEFLSKQPHEVLRLDDAGKLHQRLGFPRGRKVLKSILRHPLIFQTYRHSDDKIWVGFSDFMDSLLRTERDMENELESKRVDVVRKLLMMSANKRIPLSKIYHNRLLFGIPEDFRDRIAKYPDYFRVVIEDDGNRVLELVNWDSSLAVSALEKEFMVDEDKVKRAFKFPMKHGKALELDMEDERKLNILNTLPMVSPYSDGSKLDLWTLEAEKYRLGIIHEFLSLTLEKRAYIHNIVEFKEEFSLTKHTYQMLLKQPRTFYVAGTQMNWCVFLKDAYGEDGELINKDPHVMFNEKLYKYADMQELESDCTVG, translated from the coding sequence ATGACCCTTCTTCACCTCCTCTCCAAAACCTCCTTAATACCCTTCAGACCCCATCAAATTTTCTCCCCCATCTCCCGCTTTTCCACCTCCTTCCTCATCACCAAAACTCccaagaaattcaagaaaaagcGCAAGAAAAAGGACAGCCCACGAACTACACTCGTTCAAACCCAACCAAGCATCATTCCCCACTTCGAAAACATCCTCCTCAGAGATTCGCACTTCAGATTCCTCACTAAGACCAAAGAATTTCTCTCCAAACAACCCCACGAAGTCCTCCGCCTCGATGACGCCGGAAAACTCCACCAGCGGCTTGGCTTCCCCCGCGGCCGGAAAGTGCTCAAGTCCATCCTCCGGCATCCTCTCATTTTCCAAACCTATCGCCATTCCGACGACAAAATCTGGGTCGGGTTTAGTGATTTCATGGATAGTTTGCTGCGTACCGAACGGGATATGGAAAATGAATTGGAGAGCAAAAGGGTTGATGTTGTTAGGAAATTGTTAATGATGTCCGCAAATAAGAGGATACCCTTGAGTAAAATTTATCACAACAGGCTCTTGTTTGGCATACCGGAGGATTTTAGGGATAGAATCGCAAAGTATCCAGATTATTTTAGGGTAGTGATTGAGGATGATGGGAACCGAGTGCTTGAGCTAGTTAATTGGGACAGTTCTTTGGCGGTGAGTGCTTTGGAGAAGGAATTTATGGTTGATGAGGATAAGGTGAAAAGAGCATTCAAATTTCCTATGAAACACGGCAAAGCATTGGAGTTGGATATGGAGGATGAGAGAAAGTTGAACATTTTGAACACATTGCCGATGGTGTCGCCTTATTCAGATGGGAGTAAGTTGGATTTGTGGACGTTGGAGGCGGAGAAGTATAGGTTGGGAATCATTCATGAGTTCTTGAGCTTGACATTGGAGAAAAGGGCGTATATACATAACATAGTGGAGTTCAAGGAGGAATTTAGTCTGACGAAACATACTTATCAGATGCTTCTAAAGCAGCCTCGGACATTTTATGTGGCTGGTACTCAGATGAACTGGTGTGTGTTTCTAAAGGATGCTTATGGTGAAGATGGAGAGCTCATCAATAAAGATCCGCATGTAATGTTTAACGAAAAACTTTACAAATATGCGGACATGCAAGAACTGGAATCTGATTGCACGGTtggataa
- the LOC105163201 gene encoding protein ELF4-LIKE 4-like, whose translation MDEDIFSGIANGAQVDGKVLQTFQKNIVQVQNILDQNRLLIIEINQNHESKVPRNLTRNVGLIRELNNNIRRVVDLYNDLSNSFAKSMEVSSEGESGGTTRSDGRAGHKRVRSSD comes from the coding sequence ATGGATGAGGATATATTTTCCGGCATTGCCAATGGAGCACAGGTTGATGGCAAGGTTCTTCAGACATTTCAGAAGAACATTGTGCAGGTGCAGAACATTTTGGACCAAAACAGGCTGCTGATCATTGAGATTAACCAGAATCACGAGTCAAAAGTCCCACGTAATTTGACTCGAAATGTGGGGTTAATTCGAGAGCTTAACAACAACATCAGAAGGGTTGTTGATCTTTATAACGATCTCTCCAACTCATTTGCCAAATCCATGGAGGTTTCGTCTGAAGGGGAGTCAGGTGGGACGACTAGGTCTGATGGAAGAGCTGGACATAAGAGGGTGCGATCTAGTGATTGA